One part of the Niveispirillum cyanobacteriorum genome encodes these proteins:
- a CDS encoding autotransporter outer membrane beta-barrel domain-containing protein: MSTVGGTDAVSFGSWSSTDPSGLRAGVGADGKGNSAEFLFSSNTLSQSLTTGLGDRYQITFQYKSEGGQGLSAYFGDARIFDYVGDSAPPTGWITYSFNVQAFGSQTILRFVADSLGAAQNIDNVTVTLCPTCTPTAVGNLGAVIDRTKAFYTTEDAAGAGSNLSGTRTLTFDGGTLRPGTPGALGSQGQPVTLMLNVGSAGGTLDNAGQNIALTGRIINTASSASPFTLTGAGQGTISSQITNLGTLVVATSGRTLFSSAIDNAGGSFVLRNGGQASLTGGLTGGAVVVESGHLSVNSVVTAPVTVGAQGTLRGTGRIAGTTTVAGTLRPGNSPGTLTFTGPVTQQTGSSLVLEIDGAGTGNGAGNYSRVIVTGAGNAYTISSGVTLTPVLRGLTYAAGETAGTNSYNLTLGQRLTGVIQAEGGVTGTFATITQPVAGLPTGGRIVALYSANSVDLYVGAASYAGLAGLTGNQRAAGAAVDALEASRNPAAQPILNALIPLGISALPSAVGGLSGEFNANLSLAATDVSRGFADMISTRQGGLHEAGQGWQVWGRAFGNKARTSSDGNNPGFRHRMAGGIAGADIGVDNGTRAGIAVGYADSRVTGRQDSGRASIDSYHVGGYMGWSQQALFVDAQAGVTFSNYETARTITTGTQVRNAGSDTDGRSIGAGLEAGYRLDLDGIQLTPSAFLRYDGSDVDGFAERGADAFGLTVADDSQADLRAGIGLRLAAPVALDNGGTLVPELSARWEHDLSTPGNSISQSLLGQAFIVQAAAPGRDTAVLGGGLSMEIADNMRLSARYDAALSDNRTQHAMTAQVRFAW; encoded by the coding sequence GTGAGCACTGTCGGTGGCACGGATGCCGTGTCGTTTGGCAGTTGGAGCAGCACTGATCCGTCAGGTCTGCGCGCCGGCGTCGGTGCCGACGGCAAAGGAAACAGTGCGGAGTTTCTTTTCTCCAGCAACACGCTGTCTCAGTCCCTGACTACGGGTCTGGGCGACCGTTATCAGATCACATTCCAGTATAAGAGTGAGGGTGGTCAGGGCCTGAGTGCCTATTTCGGCGACGCCCGCATCTTCGATTATGTTGGTGACAGCGCCCCGCCCACCGGCTGGATCACCTACAGCTTCAATGTCCAGGCCTTCGGTAGCCAGACGATTCTGCGCTTCGTGGCCGACAGCCTGGGCGCCGCACAGAATATCGATAATGTTACGGTCACGCTGTGCCCGACCTGTACGCCGACCGCTGTTGGCAATCTTGGTGCCGTGATCGACCGTACCAAGGCGTTCTATACGACCGAGGACGCGGCGGGTGCTGGCAGCAATCTGTCGGGTACGCGTACGCTGACCTTCGACGGCGGCACCCTGCGCCCCGGCACGCCCGGCGCTCTGGGCAGCCAGGGGCAGCCTGTCACGCTGATGCTGAATGTCGGGTCCGCCGGCGGCACCCTGGACAATGCCGGGCAGAACATCGCCCTGACTGGACGTATCATCAATACGGCCTCATCTGCATCGCCCTTTACCCTGACCGGTGCCGGGCAGGGCACGATTTCCAGCCAGATCACCAATCTGGGCACGCTGGTGGTTGCCACCAGTGGCCGTACCCTGTTTTCCAGCGCCATCGATAATGCCGGTGGCAGCTTCGTGCTGCGCAATGGTGGACAGGCGAGCCTGACCGGCGGCCTGACCGGCGGTGCCGTGGTCGTGGAGAGTGGCCACCTTTCCGTCAACAGCGTGGTGACGGCCCCGGTTACGGTCGGTGCCCAGGGTACGTTGCGCGGCACCGGTCGGATTGCGGGTACGACAACCGTCGCCGGCACGTTGCGCCCCGGCAATTCTCCCGGCACCCTGACCTTCACCGGCCCTGTGACGCAGCAGACAGGCAGCTCGCTGGTGCTGGAGATCGATGGGGCGGGCACGGGCAACGGTGCTGGCAACTATTCCCGTGTCATTGTTACGGGGGCCGGCAATGCCTACACGATCAGCAGTGGCGTGACCCTGACGCCGGTTCTGCGCGGCCTGACCTATGCCGCCGGGGAAACGGCTGGTACCAACAGCTACAACCTGACCCTGGGGCAGCGTCTGACGGGCGTGATCCAGGCCGAAGGCGGCGTCACCGGCACCTTCGCCACGATCACGCAGCCAGTGGCGGGTCTGCCCACCGGTGGGCGCATCGTGGCGCTTTACAGTGCCAACAGCGTCGATCTTTATGTGGGAGCCGCATCCTATGCCGGTCTGGCCGGCCTGACCGGCAACCAGCGTGCAGCGGGTGCCGCCGTGGACGCGTTGGAAGCGTCGCGCAATCCGGCGGCGCAGCCGATCCTGAACGCGCTGATCCCGCTGGGTATTTCGGCGCTGCCATCGGCGGTGGGCGGCCTGTCGGGTGAATTCAACGCCAATCTTTCCCTGGCGGCGACCGATGTCAGTCGTGGCTTTGCCGATATGATCTCAACGCGCCAGGGTGGCCTGCACGAGGCTGGGCAGGGGTGGCAGGTCTGGGGCCGGGCCTTTGGCAACAAGGCGCGGACCAGCAGCGACGGCAACAATCCCGGCTTCCGCCACCGCATGGCGGGCGGCATTGCCGGTGCCGATATCGGTGTTGATAATGGTACCCGTGCCGGCATCGCCGTCGGCTATGCCGACAGCCGCGTGACAGGCCGTCAGGACAGTGGCCGTGCCTCCATCGACAGCTATCATGTCGGCGGCTATATGGGCTGGAGTCAGCAGGCGCTTTTCGTAGATGCGCAGGCCGGCGTCACCTTCAGCAATTATGAGACGGCCCGCACCATCACCACCGGCACCCAGGTGCGCAATGCCGGCAGCGATACCGATGGCCGCAGCATCGGTGCCGGCCTGGAGGCTGGTTATCGTCTTGATCTGGATGGCATCCAGCTTACGCCCAGTGCCTTCCTGCGCTATGACGGCAGCGATGTTGATGGATTCGCGGAACGGGGTGCCGATGCGTTCGGTCTGACCGTTGCCGATGACTCCCAGGCGGACCTGCGTGCCGGTATCGGCCTGCGGCTTGCGGCTCCGGTGGCGCTGGATAATGGCGGCACCCTGGTGCCTGAACTGTCGGCCCGCTGGGAACATGACCTGTCCACGCCCGGTAACAGCATCAGCCAGTCGCTGCTGGGCCAGGCCTTCATCGTCCAGGCGGCGGCCCCTGGCCGCGACACGGCGGTGCTGGGTGGTGGTCTGTCCATGGAAATTGCTGACAACATGCGGCTGTCTGCGCGCTATGATGCGGCGCTGAGCGATAACCGTACACAGCATGCCATGACAGCCCAGGTGCGTTTTGCCTGGTAA
- a CDS encoding tetratricopeptide repeat protein, which produces MTAKKRKAAAPTKPAPVPASPPHQAPPKANVKTLPAGNDEQLLRTAEDIVRANPRDGAAWSTMGVVLRRMGRLEEAVVCYHRGVEHDPNNAGNWSNLGNLLTELGRHAEADDAHARALRLMDDNGQLLFNALISKRKATAFHEALTLMEKALAAEPHSAQLRWERALTLLQVGEYEQGFKDYEYRRGIATYRTRPTPGTPWDGSDLKGKRIFLSTEQGFGDTLMAARYVPLVKARGGRILFECHPELRRVLGGLPVDEFVPAGHAFPDFDVQASQMSLPYLCGTRFDSVPPPVKLHIPPDARAKATRILGPAEPGILRVGIIWSGRVTFADNARRASNLKNFLQFGTVSGVRLYSLQKGPPEDQLEEMGSRMLVTPLGPHIDDFADTAALLEQLDLLIMTDSSTAHLAGSLGTPVWNLVQFMPYWVYGDRGGRTPWYPSMRLFRQKDDQDWGPVFAEAMDALRDLAYSRRLTAKPCGT; this is translated from the coding sequence GTGACCGCGAAGAAGCGTAAAGCCGCCGCCCCCACAAAGCCGGCACCGGTCCCGGCTTCACCGCCACACCAGGCGCCGCCCAAGGCGAATGTGAAGACGTTGCCTGCCGGCAATGACGAGCAACTGCTGCGTACCGCAGAGGATATTGTGCGTGCCAATCCGCGTGACGGTGCGGCGTGGAGCACCATGGGCGTCGTTCTGCGGCGCATGGGCCGTCTGGAAGAGGCGGTGGTTTGTTATCACCGCGGTGTGGAGCATGACCCTAACAATGCGGGCAACTGGTCCAACCTTGGCAATCTGTTGACCGAACTGGGCCGCCACGCCGAGGCGGACGATGCCCATGCCAGGGCCCTGCGCCTGATGGACGACAATGGACAGTTGCTGTTCAACGCGTTGATCAGCAAGCGCAAGGCCACCGCCTTCCACGAGGCTCTGACGCTGATGGAGAAGGCGCTGGCAGCAGAGCCGCATTCGGCACAGTTGCGGTGGGAGCGGGCGCTGACCCTGTTGCAGGTCGGTGAATATGAGCAGGGCTTCAAGGATTACGAATATCGTCGTGGCATCGCCACATACCGCACCCGCCCAACGCCGGGCACCCCATGGGACGGCAGTGACCTGAAGGGCAAGCGTATCTTCCTGTCCACTGAACAGGGGTTTGGCGACACGCTGATGGCGGCCCGCTATGTACCCCTGGTCAAGGCGCGCGGCGGACGTATCCTGTTCGAATGCCATCCGGAGCTTCGCCGTGTGCTGGGTGGTTTGCCGGTCGACGAGTTTGTGCCGGCGGGACATGCCTTTCCTGATTTCGATGTCCAGGCCTCGCAGATGAGCCTGCCCTATCTCTGCGGTACGCGTTTCGACAGCGTGCCGCCGCCGGTGAAGCTGCATATTCCACCCGATGCGCGGGCCAAGGCGACACGGATTCTGGGTCCGGCAGAACCAGGCATCCTGCGCGTCGGGATCATCTGGTCGGGCCGCGTGACCTTTGCCGACAATGCCCGTCGGGCCAGCAATCTGAAGAACTTTCTGCAGTTCGGCACTGTATCTGGCGTGCGGCTTTATTCCCTGCAGAAAGGACCGCCAGAGGATCAGCTGGAAGAGATGGGCAGCCGCATGCTGGTAACCCCGCTGGGCCCGCATATCGATGATTTTGCCGATACGGCGGCCCTGTTGGAACAGCTGGATCTGCTGATCATGACCGACAGTTCCACGGCGCATCTGGCCGGCTCCCTGGGCACGCCGGTCTGGAATCTGGTACAGTTCATGCCGTATTGGGTTTATGGCGACCGTGGTGGGCGCACGCCTTGGTACCCGTCCATGCGTCTGTTCCGGCAAAAGGATGACCAGGATTGGGGTCCGGTCTTTGCCGAAGCCATGGACGCGTTGCGGGATCTTGCCTATTCCAGGCGCCTGACCGCCAAACCTTGCGGTACCTGA
- a CDS encoding tetratricopeptide repeat protein yields the protein MKTTSDQVLAGALADHRAGYPERAATVYRRLLADDPGNPDLLHLLGITERQGGRLTPAIDLFRQALKRAPQMVEARLNLANALVTQGDAAGARTQWHASLALDPAHGVVWHSLGASGAGHGGAGREGAIRCLRRAARLLPDKAEIHHDLGILLRQDDRIEEAIACQRQALALEPGFLSAWMSLGNALLEMGEVAAAAQALERAASLSPATPEIWFNLGNLHYRSADLVGALRCYRRSAQLGLAAARSRVVATLFDQAEDAAAEAALAEYLPLEGTDVSSILEYLYAILIRGGRAAQARFLFTRLETVPLAGRVYPVECRTALSALDLLEGDPNAAAARLEPVRSDNCWMFTVRSLAALERTRRQQGWRWQRPHNPDPARPRLCSTTLGNRGRFAHNVLEYVLLRLYAEKHGCVLETPNWVGGAYFDLDDPVPSGPLPPWPFARRVLNGSVMGTWGGEPVLDRDALSPLFLFEYPAAFRDRIRSWLQPRPQWRPWIDPPVDALRAVGRTVVAIHIRRGDFLQYGYPITETQTYVDWLRGLWPTLEKPVLYLASDDIPAVRAAFREFRPVTLNDAGPAWPGLEFLQDFHVLTQADIVGVSAASGFSQLAARLNACSRLLVEPDMTMGGIKPFQAWV from the coding sequence ATGAAAACAACATCTGATCAGGTATTGGCCGGCGCGTTGGCAGACCACCGTGCCGGCTATCCCGAGCGAGCAGCCACGGTCTATCGCCGACTGCTGGCCGATGATCCTGGCAATCCCGATTTATTGCATCTGCTGGGCATTACTGAGCGGCAGGGGGGACGTCTGACACCGGCCATTGACCTGTTCCGTCAGGCCCTAAAACGCGCGCCACAGATGGTGGAAGCGCGGCTCAATCTGGCCAACGCCTTGGTGACGCAGGGCGATGCGGCGGGTGCGCGGACACAGTGGCATGCCAGTCTGGCGCTGGACCCGGCGCATGGGGTGGTGTGGCATTCCTTGGGCGCATCGGGGGCGGGGCATGGCGGGGCGGGGCGTGAAGGCGCCATCCGTTGCCTGCGCCGCGCGGCCCGGCTGCTTCCCGACAAGGCCGAGATCCATCATGACCTGGGTATCCTGCTGCGCCAGGATGACCGCATCGAGGAAGCCATCGCCTGTCAGCGTCAGGCATTGGCCCTGGAACCCGGCTTCCTGTCGGCCTGGATGAGCCTGGGCAATGCCCTGTTGGAGATGGGGGAGGTCGCGGCGGCGGCGCAGGCCCTGGAACGGGCAGCCAGCCTGTCTCCCGCGACACCGGAAATCTGGTTTAACCTGGGTAACCTGCACTACCGGTCCGCCGATCTGGTGGGTGCCCTGCGCTGCTACCGGCGTTCGGCACAGCTGGGGCTGGCGGCAGCGCGGTCCCGTGTGGTGGCCACCCTGTTCGATCAGGCGGAGGATGCGGCGGCAGAGGCGGCCTTGGCCGAATATTTGCCGCTGGAGGGCACGGATGTCTCCTCCATTCTGGAATATCTCTATGCCATTCTGATCCGTGGTGGCCGGGCGGCCCAGGCGCGGTTCCTGTTCACGCGGCTGGAAACGGTGCCCTTAGCGGGCCGCGTCTATCCGGTGGAATGCCGGACGGCGCTGTCTGCCCTGGATTTGCTGGAAGGCGATCCTAATGCTGCCGCCGCACGGCTGGAGCCCGTGCGGTCCGACAATTGCTGGATGTTCACCGTCCGCTCCCTGGCGGCACTGGAGCGTACACGACGGCAGCAGGGCTGGCGCTGGCAGCGGCCGCACAACCCTGATCCTGCCCGTCCGCGCCTATGCTCCACGACCTTGGGCAACCGGGGGCGCTTTGCCCATAATGTTCTGGAGTATGTGCTGCTGCGGCTTTACGCGGAAAAGCATGGCTGCGTGCTGGAGACGCCGAACTGGGTGGGGGGCGCCTATTTCGATCTGGACGATCCGGTGCCCAGCGGCCCGCTGCCGCCCTGGCCCTTTGCACGGCGTGTCCTGAACGGATCGGTCATGGGTACGTGGGGTGGGGAGCCCGTGCTGGACCGTGATGCCCTGTCTCCCCTGTTCCTCTTTGAGTATCCAGCCGCTTTTCGTGACCGGATACGGTCCTGGCTCCAGCCTCGCCCGCAATGGAGACCCTGGATCGACCCGCCGGTCGATGCCCTGCGCGCCGTTGGCCGCACGGTGGTCGCCATTCATATAAGGCGGGGTGACTTCCTTCAGTATGGCTATCCGATCACCGAGACACAGACCTATGTCGACTGGTTACGCGGCCTGTGGCCGACATTGGAAAAGCCGGTCCTGTATCTGGCCAGCGATGATATTCCCGCCGTCCGCGCAGCCTTCCGTGAGTTTCGACCTGTCACGCTCAATGATGCAGGACCCGCATGGCCGGGGTTGGAGTTCCTGCAGGATTTTCACGTTCTGACACAGGCTGACATCGTCGGCGTCAGTGCCGCCAGCGGCTTCAGCCAGTTGGCGGCCCGTCTGAATGCTTGTTCGCGTCTTCTTGTGGAACCGGACATGACGATGGGTGGGATCAAGCCATTCCAGGCTTGGGTGTAG
- the aac(3) gene encoding aminoglycoside 3-N-acetyltransferase has translation MDSKITPIDRAALVRDLTNLGIVQGDLVMVHASLKAVGPVIGGPAQVVEALLEAIGPAGTLLAFVSWDRSPYEETLNGRTLSPREREDWPAFDPTRAGTYPGFGMLNAFIASHPNAYRSAHPDASMASIGRLAPMLVTEHELGQAYGPGSPLERFVAAAGCVLLLGAPLDAVTVLHYAEAVARIPGKRRVRYEMPILDAGGRKVWVPVDDFDSNGILDCYAVPGQSDAVERIARDYLGEKRHRTGRIGNADSYLLSAPDLVRYGIDWLERRHPSV, from the coding sequence ATGGATAGCAAGATTACGCCGATTGATCGGGCCGCCCTGGTCCGCGACTTGACCAACCTTGGTATCGTCCAGGGTGATCTGGTCATGGTTCATGCGTCGCTCAAGGCTGTAGGGCCTGTCATAGGTGGGCCGGCGCAGGTTGTTGAGGCATTGCTGGAAGCCATCGGTCCGGCCGGTACGCTTCTGGCCTTTGTCTCCTGGGACCGTTCGCCCTATGAGGAGACATTGAACGGTCGGACCTTGTCACCCCGGGAGCGGGAGGATTGGCCGGCCTTTGATCCAACGCGTGCCGGAACCTATCCGGGTTTCGGGATGCTCAATGCCTTCATTGCCAGCCACCCAAACGCCTATCGCAGCGCCCATCCCGATGCCTCAATGGCATCAATCGGTCGATTGGCCCCTATGCTTGTCACGGAACATGAGTTGGGTCAGGCCTATGGTCCCGGATCACCACTTGAAAGATTCGTCGCTGCGGCAGGATGCGTCCTGCTGCTTGGGGCGCCGCTGGATGCCGTAACCGTCCTTCACTATGCCGAGGCGGTGGCCCGAATTCCCGGCAAGCGGCGCGTCCGCTACGAGATGCCAATTCTCGATGCTGGCGGCCGTAAGGTTTGGGTGCCGGTCGATGATTTCGATTCCAACGGCATTCTGGATTGTTATGCGGTTCCGGGTCAGTCCGATGCTGTTGAACGGATCGCCCGCGACTATCTGGGGGAGAAACGGCACCGTACCGGTCGGATTGGCAATGCGGACAGCTACCTGCTTTCCGCGCCAGATCTGGTCCGGTATGGCATTGACTGGCTGGAGAGACGTCATCCTTCTGTATAA
- a CDS encoding TonB-dependent receptor domain-containing protein codes for MTTAGAQEQAAGEPLQLEEIVVTGSRIARQDYVSTSPVTTVNAEAFRQTGALTPENFLNTLPQVSPDVSSGSNNPDNNGRANLNLRGLGANRNLVLLNGRRVIPGDNTGAVDVNIIPTALIDRVEVISGGASAVYGADAVAGVVNFILKDDFEGALADMQYTISEKGDGKEKSAYAVLGGNFGNGRGNAVLNIGWAERDEIGKGERDFSDQAGSTTSYYPSGSYVASGLNLPSQAAIDSVFARYNVGAGKVARNGTLSFNPDRSLFAVGSSSAAYDVQNYKGPDSDIAQAFYPNFFSYNFEPQNKLILPLERTSASGFANYEVNDWVEAYGQFLYANYSATSSLASSPAPTGTNSVDAGAGVFFSVPVSNPFIPADLRQILASRTGDDPTLAGVGASEDFRARKRFNVLGPRVAESRFDVYQVLGGFKGRLPNGWRWDVYGASGKTSMTEIQRGNVSVSAVERLLDAQDGGASLCQGGFNMFGSNDLSVECQQYVGRTAKNLETYEQEVVEGSLSGDLFELPAGNVGFAIGALYYSNRFDFEPDSLLSSGDVAGFSAQNPLHGAIDNTDVYAELLIPLVKDLPLAQSVNFTGGFRYSDHSSAGTFPSYKGEMDWQMIDQLRMRGSYQRAVRAPNIFELFSPQDEDNPEVDDPCSVNSALRRGPNAAQVRQLCIQQGIPAAVIDSYTQFNAQIDALAGGNPNLHEEKADTYTIGAVITSPFDNSLFERFTMSVDYYNISIKGAIDSLSPDTILGACFNADGTNPTYDVNSASCRRFGRSGVGDIVGLLQIAENLGSIKTSGIDTQLDWGTELPNGLGDVSLNTIVTWVDSYRIQELKGQPFLEYIGSIGDDPGDALPEWKAAITGTYVYGPAMAQMRARYIGAMRNENVVVDPTSTDGGVPATWYFDASASWQVTEELSIRGGVNNLFDKKPRLYTDSVDSNTDPSTYHVIGRRFFVGASVKF; via the coding sequence GTGACCACTGCCGGCGCGCAGGAACAGGCCGCCGGTGAACCGCTGCAGCTGGAGGAAATTGTTGTCACCGGTTCGCGCATCGCCCGGCAGGACTATGTCTCCACCAGCCCTGTGACAACGGTGAATGCGGAGGCGTTTCGCCAGACGGGTGCGCTGACGCCGGAGAACTTCCTGAACACATTGCCACAGGTCAGCCCGGATGTGTCCTCCGGCTCCAATAATCCCGACAATAACGGTCGTGCGAATCTCAATCTGCGCGGCCTTGGGGCCAACCGTAATCTGGTTCTGCTGAATGGCCGTCGCGTCATTCCGGGCGACAATACCGGCGCGGTCGACGTCAATATCATTCCGACCGCCCTTATCGACCGTGTCGAGGTTATTTCGGGGGGCGCGTCCGCCGTTTACGGGGCCGACGCGGTAGCCGGTGTCGTCAACTTCATTCTGAAGGACGATTTCGAAGGCGCTCTGGCCGATATGCAGTACACGATTTCCGAGAAGGGCGACGGCAAGGAGAAGAGCGCCTATGCGGTTCTGGGCGGCAATTTCGGGAATGGCCGCGGCAATGCCGTCCTCAATATCGGATGGGCGGAACGTGACGAGATCGGCAAGGGCGAGCGCGATTTCTCTGACCAGGCCGGGAGCACAACCAGCTACTATCCAAGCGGCAGCTATGTTGCTTCGGGATTGAATCTGCCCAGCCAGGCAGCAATCGACAGCGTCTTTGCGCGTTACAATGTGGGGGCGGGGAAGGTTGCCCGCAATGGCACCCTGTCGTTTAATCCGGATCGTTCGCTGTTTGCGGTTGGTAGTTCGTCTGCGGCCTATGACGTTCAGAACTACAAGGGTCCCGACAGCGATATCGCGCAGGCATTCTATCCGAACTTCTTCAGCTACAATTTCGAACCTCAGAACAAGCTTATCCTGCCCCTGGAAAGGACGAGCGCGTCAGGTTTTGCCAATTACGAGGTCAATGATTGGGTGGAGGCATATGGACAGTTCCTGTATGCCAATTACAGCGCGACATCGTCGCTGGCCTCCAGCCCTGCGCCGACCGGTACAAACTCGGTGGATGCTGGAGCGGGTGTCTTCTTCTCTGTTCCTGTCAGCAATCCCTTTATTCCGGCGGATCTTCGGCAGATTCTTGCCTCGCGCACCGGTGATGATCCGACGCTTGCCGGTGTTGGCGCTTCGGAGGATTTCCGGGCCCGCAAACGCTTCAATGTCTTGGGGCCGCGTGTTGCCGAGAGCCGGTTCGATGTGTATCAGGTGCTGGGCGGCTTCAAGGGCCGGCTTCCCAATGGCTGGCGCTGGGACGTGTACGGGGCCAGCGGCAAGACCAGCATGACCGAAATTCAGCGTGGCAATGTCTCAGTTTCCGCAGTTGAACGGCTACTGGATGCGCAGGACGGTGGTGCTTCCTTGTGCCAGGGCGGCTTCAATATGTTCGGCAGCAACGATCTGTCGGTCGAATGCCAGCAGTATGTCGGTCGAACGGCCAAGAACCTGGAAACCTATGAGCAGGAGGTCGTGGAAGGCAGCCTCTCCGGCGATCTCTTCGAACTGCCTGCTGGCAATGTCGGCTTTGCCATCGGTGCCCTCTATTATTCGAACCGCTTTGACTTTGAGCCGGACAGCCTGCTCTCCTCCGGTGACGTGGCGGGCTTCAGCGCCCAGAACCCGCTGCATGGTGCGATCGACAATACCGACGTTTACGCTGAGCTGCTGATCCCCTTGGTGAAGGATCTGCCATTGGCGCAGTCTGTCAACTTCACCGGGGGCTTCCGCTACTCCGATCACAGTTCGGCTGGAACCTTCCCATCTTACAAGGGTGAGATGGACTGGCAGATGATTGATCAACTGCGCATGCGCGGCAGTTATCAGCGTGCGGTACGGGCACCGAACATATTTGAACTGTTCTCCCCTCAGGATGAGGACAATCCCGAGGTCGATGATCCTTGCAGTGTCAACAGCGCGCTGCGCCGTGGGCCCAACGCGGCGCAGGTCCGCCAGCTTTGCATCCAGCAAGGTATTCCCGCTGCGGTCATTGACAGCTATACCCAGTTCAATGCCCAGATTGATGCGCTGGCCGGTGGCAATCCGAATCTGCACGAAGAGAAAGCGGACACCTACACCATCGGTGCCGTTATTACGTCGCCGTTCGACAATAGCCTGTTCGAACGGTTCACCATGTCGGTGGATTATTACAATATCAGCATCAAGGGGGCGATCGACAGCCTGTCCCCGGATACGATACTGGGCGCCTGCTTCAATGCCGACGGGACAAACCCGACCTATGATGTCAACAGTGCCAGTTGCCGCCGGTTCGGTCGTTCGGGTGTTGGCGACATTGTCGGGCTTCTACAGATTGCTGAGAATCTCGGTTCCATTAAAACCAGCGGTATCGACACGCAGCTGGATTGGGGAACCGAGTTGCCGAACGGGCTGGGCGATGTCAGCCTCAACACCATCGTCACCTGGGTTGACAGCTATCGCATTCAGGAACTGAAGGGCCAGCCGTTCCTGGAATATATCGGTTCCATCGGCGATGATCCCGGTGATGCCCTGCCTGAATGGAAGGCGGCCATTACCGGGACCTATGTCTATGGTCCGGCCATGGCTCAGATGCGGGCGCGCTATATCGGAGCCATGCGCAACGAGAATGTCGTTGTCGATCCAACCTCCACCGACGGGGGCGTACCTGCCACTTGGTACTTCGATGCCTCCGCCAGCTGGCAGGTTACCGAGGAACTGTCGATCCGTGGTGGTGTTAACAACCTGTTCGACAAAAAGCCCCGGCTCTACACCGACAGTGTTGACAGCAACACCGACCCGTCAACCTATCACGTGATCGGTCGACGTTTCTTCGTCGGTGCCAGCGTGAAGTTCTAA